The following are from one region of the Bacillus methanolicus MGA3 genome:
- a CDS encoding GNAT family N-acetyltransferase, whose translation MGTTSILLFKELQTKEEILTGFSVMKHLRTYLDENSYLELVLEAQQKEGYRLVALYDNGKMVAITGFMPMITLYNGRFIWVCDLVTEPSERSKGYGEKLLSYVHKWAKENGYNIVSLSSGLQRVDAHRFYEEKMQYDKVSYVFLKRLSK comes from the coding sequence GTGGGAACAACTTCAATTTTGTTATTCAAAGAGCTTCAAACTAAAGAAGAAATTTTGACTGGATTTTCAGTGATGAAGCATTTAAGGACTTATCTTGATGAAAATTCATATCTTGAGTTGGTGCTTGAAGCTCAACAAAAGGAAGGATATAGATTAGTTGCTCTTTATGATAATGGTAAGATGGTCGCCATCACAGGATTTATGCCTATGATTACTTTATATAATGGTCGCTTTATTTGGGTTTGCGATTTAGTTACAGAACCAAGTGAACGGTCAAAAGGTTATGGTGAAAAGCTTTTATCGTATGTACATAAGTGGGCTAAAGAGAACGGTTATAATATCGTTTCTTTGTCTTCTGGCTTACAGCGTGTTGACGCACATCGTTTTTACGAAGAAAAAATGCAATACGATAAAGTAAGTTATGTATTCTTGAAGAGACTATCGAAGTAA
- a CDS encoding LysE/ArgO family amino acid transporter yields MAEAFIHGFILAFGLILPLGVQNVFVFNQGAFHKRFIYALPVVLTASLCDTLLIALAVFGVSVVILGSFWIKTILMCAGIVFLLYMGSSIWKSTPENSNNENMAKENFTRLKQIAFSASVSLLNPHAILDTIGVIGTSSLSYTGSEKIVFTVACIMVSWVWFLSLAIAGRIVGNLDTQGNLLQVINKISAILIWGVAIYIGVQLYHSL; encoded by the coding sequence ATGGCAGAAGCCTTCATTCACGGATTTATTCTTGCATTTGGACTCATTCTTCCTCTTGGCGTCCAAAATGTTTTTGTCTTTAATCAAGGGGCCTTTCATAAACGATTTATTTACGCACTCCCAGTCGTTCTTACTGCTTCGCTGTGCGATACACTTTTAATCGCTCTTGCTGTTTTTGGGGTATCTGTTGTGATCTTGGGCTCGTTTTGGATCAAAACAATACTTATGTGTGCCGGGATTGTATTTTTGCTATATATGGGGTCGAGTATTTGGAAAAGTACTCCTGAAAATAGCAACAACGAAAATATGGCTAAAGAAAATTTTACCCGCCTCAAACAAATAGCGTTTTCAGCTTCGGTCTCGCTGCTAAATCCTCATGCAATCCTTGACACTATTGGGGTAATTGGAACGAGTTCATTAAGCTATACAGGTTCAGAAAAAATCGTATTCACTGTTGCTTGTATTATGGTTTCATGGGTCTGGTTTCTAAGCCTTGCAATTGCGGGGAGAATTGTAGGTAATTTAGATACACAAGGTAATCTCCTGCAAGTAATCAATAAAATATCTGCAATCCTTATATGGGGTGTAGCGATATACATTGGTGTCCAATTATACCATTCGCTTTGA
- a CDS encoding PLP-dependent aminotransferase family protein: MIELDWKPVKSSPIPLYIQIKDFIKEKIETGEWTVGTKIPPQRTLARALGVNRSTVVAAVEELIAEGLLEGKSGSGTKVINNTWSLMTSAPPPDWNSYVQAGIHQPNLPTIQEINKAEFDPNIIRLGTGELSPDLFPREMMKQIINRVSDRIDSLGYEEPKGLLFLREQLSKYLKTNGIEASPSSILIVSGALQALQLISIALLKRGSTIFLEKPSYLYSLHVFQSAGMRLFGLPLDENGVLTKTITQQKKRQNASLFYTIPSFHNPTGILMSEERRRELINVCEQERLPIIEDDVYRELWLDSPPPLPLKAIDKNGLVLYLGSMSKTLSPGLRIGWIVGPKPVIERLADIKMQTDYGSSSLSQWVAAEWLSSGFYHQHLEEVRKKLKIRREAMNDSLQKHLADSATWSVPKGGFYIWLRLLPSLSIRELFEKALERGILLNPGIVYDQHATHYLRLSYSYASLTDLDKGIFRLSEVIRQLIP, encoded by the coding sequence ATGATCGAATTGGATTGGAAGCCTGTCAAATCATCTCCTATTCCTCTCTATATCCAGATAAAAGATTTTATAAAAGAAAAGATTGAAACGGGAGAATGGACTGTAGGGACGAAAATCCCTCCCCAACGTACATTGGCCCGAGCATTGGGAGTGAACCGCAGCACGGTCGTTGCAGCTGTGGAAGAATTAATCGCAGAGGGATTGCTGGAAGGAAAAAGCGGGAGCGGTACAAAGGTGATTAACAATACGTGGTCCTTGATGACTTCTGCCCCGCCTCCTGATTGGAATTCTTATGTGCAAGCAGGAATCCATCAACCTAATCTACCTACGATACAGGAAATCAATAAAGCGGAGTTTGATCCAAATATCATCCGATTGGGGACGGGAGAGCTTTCTCCTGATCTATTTCCGCGTGAGATGATGAAACAAATAATTAACCGGGTGTCGGACCGCATTGATTCGCTTGGCTATGAAGAACCGAAAGGATTGCTTTTTCTAAGGGAACAACTTAGCAAATATTTAAAAACCAACGGGATCGAGGCTTCCCCATCTTCCATTTTGATTGTGTCAGGGGCTTTGCAAGCATTGCAATTGATTTCAATAGCTCTATTGAAACGGGGGTCTACGATCTTTCTTGAAAAGCCATCGTACCTATATTCCCTGCATGTGTTTCAGTCTGCTGGAATGCGATTATTCGGGCTTCCTTTGGATGAAAACGGGGTTCTAACAAAAACGATTACTCAACAAAAAAAGCGGCAAAATGCTTCGTTATTTTATACGATCCCGTCCTTCCATAATCCAACAGGAATCTTGATGTCCGAAGAAAGACGAAGGGAACTGATAAATGTATGCGAACAGGAACGGCTGCCAATTATCGAAGATGACGTATACCGGGAACTCTGGCTGGATTCACCGCCTCCTCTTCCTTTGAAAGCAATCGATAAGAATGGACTTGTTTTATACTTGGGAAGTATGTCGAAAACATTGAGCCCTGGTTTGCGAATCGGCTGGATAGTCGGACCAAAGCCTGTCATTGAACGATTGGCGGATATTAAAATGCAAACTGATTACGGATCTAGTTCTCTATCTCAGTGGGTTGCTGCGGAATGGCTATCAAGCGGATTCTATCATCAACATCTGGAAGAGGTCAGAAAAAAATTGAAGATTCGCAGAGAGGCTATGAACGATTCATTACAGAAGCATCTTGCCGACAGTGCGACGTGGTCTGTTCCCAAGGGTGGTTTTTATATATGGCTGCGCTTATTGCCTTCCCTTTCCATACGGGAACTTTTCGAAAAGGCATTAGAGCGGGGAATTTTATTAAATCCGGGAATTGTCTATGATCAACATGCGACCCATTATCTTCGGCTTTCGTATTCCTATGCATCCTTGACTGACTTAGACAAAGGCATCTTTCGCCTTTCGGAAGTGATTCGGCAGTTAATCCCATAA
- a CDS encoding YmaF family protein: MAKKVGKDDFVKGFVPHHNHGSVDYTSMEAGHVHQCLDVTSPPIQTQDGNHIHYTEGYVVFENGHTHHYKAYSGPAVPVGNGMHVHYYDFYTTEDDGHRHRIRGVDQPAPGNN; this comes from the coding sequence ATGGCTAAGAAAGTAGGAAAAGATGATTTTGTAAAAGGGTTTGTGCCGCATCATAATCATGGCTCTGTTGATTATACTTCTATGGAAGCAGGGCATGTTCATCAGTGTTTAGATGTTACTTCTCCGCCGATACAGACTCAGGATGGCAACCATATTCATTATACGGAGGGATATGTAGTTTTCGAAAATGGGCATACCCACCATTATAAGGCTTATTCAGGACCAGCGGTTCCAGTTGGGAATGGAATGCATGTCCATTATTATGATTTTTATACAACGGAAGACGATGGACATCGACACCGTATAAGAGGCGTTGACCAGCCAGCTCCAGGAAATAACTGA
- the tatC gene encoding twin-arginine translocase subunit TatC yields MKEEMYVTEHLEELRKRILITAGSFFIFFIIGFVYVKDFYKFLTKNLTFKLVVLGPGDVLWVYFSISAVVAAIFTIPIAAWQIWKFVKPGLHPSEQKGVVFYIPVLFSFFIIGLLIGYYVVVPNILNFLTLLGRDMFITNYTVDKYFSFIFNLVVPFAAFFDLPVIIMFLTKIGIVKPFYLQKMRRYAYFILVIIACCISPPDFVSHISVSIPLILLYECSVLASKAVYKGKEAVS; encoded by the coding sequence ATGAAAGAGGAAATGTATGTAACAGAGCACCTTGAAGAACTTCGTAAAAGAATACTCATTACAGCAGGTTCGTTTTTTATTTTTTTTATTATCGGATTTGTATACGTAAAAGATTTTTATAAATTTTTAACAAAGAATTTAACGTTTAAGTTAGTTGTGCTTGGTCCGGGAGACGTTTTATGGGTGTATTTTTCTATTTCAGCAGTGGTTGCTGCCATTTTTACTATTCCTATTGCAGCTTGGCAAATTTGGAAGTTTGTAAAACCGGGGCTTCATCCTTCAGAACAAAAGGGAGTTGTGTTTTATATTCCTGTATTATTTTCTTTTTTCATCATTGGCTTACTTATTGGTTATTATGTAGTGGTACCAAATATTCTCAACTTCCTTACTTTATTGGGAAGAGATATGTTTATAACAAACTACACAGTAGATAAATATTTCAGCTTTATTTTTAACCTTGTTGTGCCATTCGCTGCATTTTTCGATTTGCCTGTTATTATTATGTTTCTTACAAAGATTGGGATTGTAAAGCCATTCTACTTGCAGAAAATGAGAAGATACGCATATTTTATATTAGTTATCATTGCTTGTTGTATTTCACCTCCTGATTTTGTTTCTCATATTTCTGTTTCAATTCCATTGATTTTATTGTATGAATGCAGTGTATTGGCTTCTAAAGCAGTATATAAAGGAAAAGAGGCTGTCTCATAA